In the Phaeobacter gallaeciensis genome, one interval contains:
- a CDS encoding ATP-binding protein, whose protein sequence is MQKFSLRDLELIDGPPHPEFDNLTRLAQRTIGAPVALLSTIDSDAKRQFFTSQTGLGGPAAEDRHAPLSHSFCQHVIQKDAPVAVEDAPNPPPDLGTGIAPGLGIGSYLGVPVYRPGGVPAAVLAVIDDKPRAWTEADISLLRQLAFCATDAIRTRATMLEMAHINRERREFTYAVSHDLKSPANTLNLLLQELDAERDRLSEDGIFLLEQSQKTAARMMRQMNDILEYSRVVGARIQKRDIDLNTLAGELVQDLQGEIQHAGATVDIGPLPVVTGNRMQLRCLFQNLITNGITFRSGARKPIVSITSVSGANKGQERIDVTDNGAGISTSDQQQIFQLFKKLHNPNEYDGTGIGLTLSRRICSNHNGLLEVSSEVGQGSTFRVTLPSGSSAT, encoded by the coding sequence ATGCAGAAATTCAGCCTCAGGGATCTTGAGCTGATCGACGGCCCGCCCCACCCGGAATTCGACAACCTGACCCGGTTGGCACAACGCACCATTGGCGCCCCGGTGGCTCTGCTCTCCACCATCGACAGCGACGCAAAACGTCAATTCTTCACCAGTCAGACCGGGCTTGGCGGCCCGGCGGCAGAGGATCGGCACGCGCCTCTGTCTCATTCCTTTTGCCAGCACGTGATCCAAAAGGATGCCCCCGTGGCTGTTGAAGATGCCCCAAACCCTCCCCCGGATCTGGGCACGGGTATTGCCCCGGGGCTTGGCATTGGTTCCTATCTTGGCGTGCCGGTTTATCGACCCGGCGGTGTACCCGCTGCGGTGCTGGCGGTAATTGATGACAAACCGCGCGCCTGGACTGAGGCGGACATATCCCTGCTGCGGCAACTGGCCTTTTGCGCCACCGATGCGATCCGGACGCGGGCAACAATGCTTGAAATGGCACATATCAACCGGGAGAGGCGCGAGTTCACTTATGCGGTTTCGCATGATCTGAAATCGCCAGCCAATACGCTCAACCTGCTGCTGCAGGAGCTGGATGCCGAACGCGACCGGCTTAGCGAGGACGGAATTTTCCTGCTGGAGCAAAGCCAGAAGACCGCAGCCCGCATGATGCGGCAGATGAATGACATTCTGGAATACTCCCGCGTGGTTGGCGCCCGCATCCAAAAGCGGGACATCGATCTCAACACGCTGGCGGGCGAGCTGGTGCAGGATCTGCAAGGCGAGATCCAGCATGCCGGGGCCACCGTCGACATTGGCCCCCTGCCGGTGGTGACTGGCAACCGAATGCAATTGCGCTGCCTATTTCAGAACCTGATCACCAATGGCATTACCTTCCGCTCAGGTGCGCGCAAACCCATCGTCTCCATTACGTCCGTTTCCGGGGCCAACAAGGGGCAGGAACGCATCGACGTCACCGACAATGGCGCTGGGATCTCAACCTCAGATCAGCAGCAGATTTTTCAGCTATTCAAGAAGCTGCACAACCCGAATGAATACGATGGCACCGGCATCGGACTGACACTCAGCCGCCGGATCTGTTCCAACCACAATGGCCTGCTGGAGGTGTCATCTGAGGTCGGACAAGGCTCCACCTTTCGGGTTACCCTACCAAGCGGATCCTCTGCGACCTGA
- a CDS encoding Hsp70 family protein: MTAPMTLGIDFGTSNSAAGVAAGGRPWLIELEPGEQTLPTAVFFDPDSGKMRIGRSATRALISGDEGRFMRALKSLLGTPLLHEERRLGGQRMTLSAVVTQFLAEIKARAEAQTHMTFTHALSGRPVRFHSRDEARNAQAEDDLRACYLAAGFQDVRFMLEPEAALRATEARSGLGLIVDIGGGTSDFTAFRQDADGTTDILASYGIRLGGTDFDQKISLARVMPLLGRGSSIRNSFGSGTLPAPNRIYNDLSSWQMIPFLYTPEHRRAARDLQQQASEPDRLARLVSTLEDELGHDIAFAVERGKIAANHPQDADAQIDLKVLERGLQASLSGDDISALLEAQMQELAEAAAETLKLAGTAPEEVNRIVLVGGSALLGCLQQEIQRLCPGATVENRHALTAVADGLAIAAAEAFA, from the coding sequence ATGACCGCCCCCATGACTTTAGGCATCGATTTTGGCACCTCCAATTCGGCAGCAGGTGTGGCGGCGGGCGGACGCCCCTGGCTGATTGAACTGGAACCAGGCGAACAGACCCTTCCCACTGCGGTTTTCTTTGATCCCGACAGCGGCAAGATGCGCATCGGACGCAGCGCCACCCGGGCGCTGATTTCCGGCGACGAGGGCCGCTTCATGCGCGCCCTCAAAAGCCTCCTTGGAACGCCCCTACTGCACGAGGAACGTCGCCTTGGCGGGCAGCGAATGACCCTTTCGGCGGTAGTCACCCAGTTTCTGGCCGAGATCAAAGCCCGCGCCGAGGCGCAGACCCACATGACATTCACCCATGCCCTGTCGGGCCGTCCGGTGCGGTTTCACAGCCGCGATGAGGCCCGCAATGCCCAGGCCGAAGACGACCTCCGTGCCTGCTACCTGGCTGCCGGATTTCAGGACGTGCGCTTCATGCTGGAGCCCGAAGCGGCGCTGCGCGCAACCGAGGCCCGCTCGGGGCTGGGGCTGATTGTCGATATCGGTGGGGGCACTTCGGACTTTACCGCCTTCCGGCAGGACGCTGACGGCACCACTGATATTCTGGCCTCCTACGGGATCCGTCTGGGCGGCACCGATTTCGACCAGAAGATCAGCCTGGCGCGGGTCATGCCGCTTCTGGGGCGTGGAAGCAGCATCCGCAACAGTTTCGGCAGCGGCACCCTGCCCGCGCCGAACCGGATCTACAACGATCTGTCCAGCTGGCAGATGATTCCGTTTCTTTATACGCCCGAGCACCGCCGCGCCGCACGTGACCTCCAGCAACAGGCGAGCGAGCCGGACAGGCTGGCGCGCCTCGTCAGCACGCTGGAGGATGAACTGGGTCACGACATCGCCTTTGCGGTGGAGCGCGGCAAGATCGCAGCCAACCACCCGCAGGACGCCGACGCACAGATCGATCTCAAGGTTCTGGAGCGCGGCCTGCAGGCCTCTCTTTCTGGCGATGACATCTCGGCCCTACTGGAGGCACAGATGCAGGAACTGGCCGAGGCCGCCGCAGAGACACTGAAACTGGCAGGCACTGCCCCGGAAGAGGTTAATCGCATCGTTCTGGTTGGGGGCTCGGCGCTGCTGGGCTGTCTGCAGCAGGAAATTCAGCGGCTTTGCCCCGGCGCGACGGTGGAAAACCGTCATGCGCTGACGGCCGTGGCTGACGGATTAGCCATCGCCGCCGCCGAGGCCTTTGCCTGA
- a CDS encoding lytic murein transglycosylase encodes MRVLPVLCLSLTSLLPVASVAASCGNNSSGFASWKAEFAAEAKRAGVKGKGLKALAQAQYASRTIAADRNQKSFRYSLEKFMQLRGSATIVAQGRKRKARNPQFYAALEKKYGVPAGVLIAIHGMETAFGHFMGDSQVVSAIVTLTYDCRRSDFFRSHAIGALKLVDQGAITPATLGAKHGELGHTQFLPGNALTYGVDWTRDGRVDFYDQQDALASTANYLRKKGWKRGKGYQPGQPNYKVLKQWNAATVYQQSLAIMGQQIDG; translated from the coding sequence ATGCGTGTTTTACCAGTTCTGTGCCTTTCCCTGACTTCTTTGCTGCCGGTCGCCTCTGTGGCCGCCTCCTGTGGCAATAACTCTTCGGGCTTTGCCAGCTGGAAGGCAGAGTTTGCGGCCGAGGCCAAGCGCGCAGGCGTCAAGGGCAAGGGACTAAAGGCACTGGCACAGGCACAATACGCCAGCCGCACCATCGCCGCCGACCGCAATCAGAAAAGCTTTCGCTACAGCCTTGAGAAATTCATGCAGCTGCGCGGCTCAGCCACGATTGTTGCGCAGGGGCGCAAACGCAAAGCCCGCAACCCACAATTCTACGCGGCGCTGGAAAAGAAATACGGCGTGCCCGCAGGTGTCCTGATCGCCATTCACGGCATGGAAACCGCCTTTGGCCACTTCATGGGGGACAGTCAGGTGGTTTCGGCCATCGTGACCCTGACCTACGATTGCCGCCGCTCTGATTTCTTCCGGTCCCATGCTATCGGCGCGCTGAAGCTGGTGGATCAGGGCGCGATCACTCCCGCGACACTCGGCGCCAAACATGGCGAGCTTGGCCATACGCAATTCCTGCCCGGAAATGCGCTGACCTATGGCGTGGACTGGACCCGCGACGGGCGCGTCGACTTCTATGATCAACAGGATGCGTTGGCTTCGACCGCGAATTACCTGCGCAAGAAAGGCTGGAAACGCGGCAAGGGCTACCAGCCGGGGCAGCCGAATTACAAAGTCCTAAAACAATGGAACGCGGCAACGGTCTATCAACAATCGCTGGCCATCATGGGACAGCAGATCGACGGCTGA
- a CDS encoding heme-dependent oxidative N-demethylase family protein has translation MTAILQTQIPYNPLASQRLPGIKPLPVADWLRSDDAFGDQMAERERLLDTARDKVLMLDEGGRPAAEELLERVLAHLYPGAEDQVQRPDGVTVRIDWQDPLGTLGRITQQDFCILEKPEGAAEHVLTGAVLCFPASWTLSEKFMRPLIAIHVPVDSYDANIAARVQRLFDGVQVDRPLWRFNALWYHDPMLHQPRSADAPREQPRSEEAGFMRSETQSILRLPRTRAVVFSIHTFVLSRADVLRQWQQDEQDIETV, from the coding sequence ATGACAGCGATTCTACAGACCCAGATTCCGTACAACCCGCTTGCCTCGCAACGTCTGCCGGGGATCAAACCTTTGCCGGTGGCCGATTGGCTGCGTTCGGATGATGCCTTTGGCGACCAGATGGCGGAGCGTGAGCGCTTGCTGGACACGGCCCGGGACAAGGTCCTGATGCTGGATGAGGGCGGCCGTCCCGCTGCCGAAGAATTGCTGGAACGGGTACTGGCCCATCTGTACCCCGGTGCTGAGGATCAAGTGCAGCGCCCCGATGGGGTGACGGTGCGGATCGATTGGCAGGATCCCCTGGGAACCCTTGGCCGGATCACCCAGCAGGATTTTTGCATTCTGGAGAAACCCGAAGGCGCGGCGGAGCACGTGCTAACCGGCGCGGTTCTGTGTTTCCCGGCCAGCTGGACATTGTCTGAAAAATTCATGCGTCCGTTGATTGCCATTCACGTGCCGGTCGACAGCTATGACGCCAATATTGCGGCGCGGGTGCAGCGGCTGTTTGACGGCGTGCAGGTGGATCGCCCGCTGTGGCGGTTCAATGCGCTGTGGTATCACGATCCGATGCTGCACCAGCCCCGCAGCGCCGATGCGCCGCGCGAACAGCCGCGCAGCGAAGAAGCCGGGTTCATGCGCAGCGAAACGCAGAGCATTCTGCGTCTGCCTCGCACCCGCGCGGTTGTCTTTTCGATCCACACCTTCGTGCTGAGCCGCGCCGACGTCCTGCGCCAATGGCAGCAGGACGAGCAGGATATCGAGACCGTATAG
- a CDS encoding NUDIX hydrolase: MEHIIGIGGYSPETARDHDMWSRLGRFCASEPRAFDRDPATGHVTASAFVLSADMSSVLLTHHAKLDRWLQLGGHCDGISDAPFVAQKEAYEESGLSRIEVLSPQVFDVDIHEIPASPKECAHLHYDVRFLFRAAAGEIQVSHESHALEWVPLVRLEERTTAPSVLVLREKLPGFLRGASAC, from the coding sequence ATGGAGCACATCATCGGCATCGGAGGGTACAGCCCTGAAACAGCACGCGACCATGACATGTGGTCCCGTCTTGGCCGGTTCTGCGCGTCAGAACCCCGCGCCTTTGATCGCGATCCGGCCACCGGGCATGTTACCGCTTCGGCCTTTGTTCTCTCTGCGGATATGTCCTCTGTCCTGTTGACCCACCACGCAAAACTGGACCGCTGGCTGCAGCTCGGAGGCCATTGCGACGGGATTTCCGATGCGCCCTTTGTGGCCCAAAAGGAAGCCTATGAGGAAAGTGGCCTTTCCCGGATTGAGGTGTTGTCGCCGCAGGTGTTTGACGTCGATATTCATGAAATTCCGGCATCGCCCAAAGAATGCGCACATCTGCACTATGACGTGCGTTTCCTGTTTCGCGCTGCGGCGGGGGAAATTCAGGTCAGCCACGAATCCCACGCGCTGGAGTGGGTCCCGCTGGTCCGGCTGGAAGAGCGAACAACAGCGCCAAGCGTTCTTGTGTTGCGTGAGAAACTGCCGGGGTTTTTGCGCGGGGCCAGTGCCTGCTGA
- a CDS encoding bifunctional alpha/beta hydrolase/OsmC family protein, with amino-acid sequence MPTERITFPGHAGTALAARLDLPEGPVLATALFAHCFTCSKDIPAARRIAGRLASMGIAVLRFDFTGLGHSDGEFENTSFSSNVSDLIAAAQYLAGRDMAPQLLIGHSLGGAAVLRARAGIPSVRGVVTLGAPYDPEHVAHNFGSQLTEIEAVGAAEVCLGGRPFTIRRQFLDDIRASALGPCIAGLDAALLVMHAPRDETVGIDNAAEIFAAAKHPKSFVTLDDADHLISRAQDAEYAAEVIAAWAGRYVEMTPPAPPPGAPEGIVRVAEADPEGFLQDIQSGPHHHALADEPLAYGGTNRGMSPYGFVAAGLGACTSMTIRMYARRKEWPLDSVSVDVCHDKVHAQDAAPAGPAKIDQFTRKISLCGTLTPDQRARLLEIADKCPVHRTLESGARVITVDISPH; translated from the coding sequence ATGCCCACAGAACGCATCACGTTTCCCGGACACGCCGGGACCGCGCTAGCTGCGCGCCTCGACCTGCCCGAGGGGCCTGTCCTTGCCACCGCCCTGTTCGCACATTGCTTTACCTGCTCCAAGGACATCCCGGCCGCCCGGCGCATCGCGGGGCGTCTGGCCTCGATGGGTATTGCGGTTCTGCGCTTTGACTTTACCGGTCTTGGACATTCGGATGGGGAGTTCGAGAACACCAGCTTCTCCTCCAATGTCTCGGACCTGATTGCAGCCGCGCAGTATCTGGCGGGGCGCGATATGGCGCCGCAGTTGCTGATCGGGCATTCGCTGGGCGGCGCCGCGGTTCTGCGCGCCCGCGCGGGCATTCCTTCGGTGCGCGGTGTGGTGACCCTCGGCGCGCCTTATGATCCCGAACATGTGGCCCACAACTTTGGCTCCCAACTGACCGAGATCGAAGCGGTCGGCGCCGCCGAAGTCTGCCTTGGCGGGCGTCCCTTCACCATTCGCCGCCAGTTTCTTGACGATATCCGCGCCAGCGCCTTGGGCCCCTGCATTGCAGGTCTGGATGCGGCCCTTCTGGTGATGCATGCCCCGCGCGATGAAACCGTCGGGATCGACAACGCGGCCGAGATCTTTGCCGCCGCCAAACACCCCAAGAGCTTTGTCACGCTGGATGACGCGGACCATCTGATTTCCCGCGCGCAAGATGCCGAATACGCCGCCGAGGTGATTGCCGCCTGGGCCGGGCGCTATGTGGAGATGACACCGCCCGCCCCGCCCCCCGGCGCACCCGAGGGGATCGTGCGGGTTGCCGAAGCCGATCCCGAAGGCTTCCTGCAGGACATTCAGTCCGGCCCCCATCACCACGCGCTGGCCGATGAACCGCTGGCCTATGGCGGCACCAATCGGGGGATGTCCCCCTATGGTTTCGTCGCAGCGGGGCTTGGCGCCTGCACCTCGATGACCATCCGGATGTATGCCCGGCGCAAGGAATGGCCGCTTGACAGCGTTTCGGTTGATGTATGCCACGACAAGGTGCACGCGCAGGATGCTGCCCCGGCGGGTCCGGCCAAGATCGATCAATTCACCCGGAAAATCAGCCTCTGCGGCACCCTGACACCGGATCAGCGCGCAAGGCTGCTGGAGATTGCCGACAAATGCCCGGTGCATCGCACATTGGAAAGCGGTGCCCGGGTGATCACGGTAGACATTTCGCCTCACTAA
- a CDS encoding DUF6455 family protein gives MGLVKKLEQSSDLVNGMADRLGIDMGEIIARDPEHEGPKLMRAIMRCSQCDDQAGCTQLQADQDHLDAAPTYCRNKDVFDRISQG, from the coding sequence ATGGGACTGGTGAAGAAACTGGAGCAAAGCTCGGACCTCGTGAACGGCATGGCCGACCGCCTTGGTATCGACATGGGCGAGATCATCGCTCGTGACCCGGAGCACGAAGGCCCCAAGCTGATGCGCGCTATCATGCGCTGCAGCCAATGCGACGATCAGGCAGGCTGCACCCAGTTGCAAGCGGATCAGGACCATCTGGACGCGGCCCCGACCTATTGCCGCAACAAGGACGTCTTTGACCGTATCAGCCAGGGCTGA